Proteins encoded by one window of Candidatus Mesenet endosymbiont of Phosphuga atrata:
- the lspA gene encoding signal peptidase II, with product MRMFYPLIISIIVLIDQISKLLIRLLIASKGTIKICSFLKFIEIWNSGISFGLFDDLPRNNIIFSLSSIIITCIFTYVLYKTRSKLVRFNFSLIIGGAMGNLIDRIYWGAVYDFIDIKIIKWHWPTFNLADTFIVIGMLLLIFKWYVYDLIKKA from the coding sequence ATGAGAATGTTTTACCCCTTAATTATATCTATCATTGTACTTATTGATCAGATAAGTAAATTATTGATTAGGTTGCTGATTGCAAGCAAAGGTACAATTAAGATCTGTAGCTTTTTAAAATTCATAGAGATCTGGAATTCTGGAATTAGTTTTGGCTTATTTGATGATTTGCCAAGGAATAATATTATTTTTTCATTATCTTCAATTATTATCACCTGTATATTTACTTATGTTTTATACAAAACACGTAGTAAGCTAGTTCGCTTTAATTTTAGCCTGATAATTGGCGGTGCTATGGGAAATCTTATTGATAGAATATACTGGGGTGCAGTTTATGATTTTATAGATATAAAAATCATAAAATGGCATTGGCCAACTTTTAACCTCGCAGATACTTTTATAGTTATAGGGATGCTCTTATTGATCTTTAAGTGGTATGTTTATGATTTAATCAAAAAAGCGTAA
- a CDS encoding pitrilysin family protein has protein sequence MLILNMIYKLFILLSFFIISQSAFALDARISHEELENGMEVYIIPNHRIPAVMHMIWYKVGGADDPVGKSGLAHYLEHLMFKGTKKFKDVSATIGEIGGQFNAGTSADFTVYYELVQKRDLSLAMEIEADRMRNLNITDEAAEKERNIVLEERKMRIDNSPRAILREEMERAFYRSNYGRPVAGLENEINSLNKSDALSFYNKYYYPNNAILVVVGDVDTNKVLSLAKEHYGSVESGPVAKRFPGSEPEHNANIAVTLDSDGVQEPELFVWYKVPSKVTGKNYLKISLIADILGGGMSSKLYEDLVLNKNLAVSISVDYDEMVYNDSAIKVSILPKSGVQIQEIENALNEAIANFINKGISDEELQSAKYRYKANKIYDLDDLTSIAYFYGSNLVLGIPIENIDITYKEFDNISVDEINPEISSIFTKAKLVGYLLPKEGESNAQ, from the coding sequence ATGTTGATTCTAAACATGATATATAAACTGTTTATCCTCCTCTCATTTTTTATAATTAGTCAATCAGCTTTTGCACTTGATGCGAGAATCAGTCACGAAGAATTGGAAAATGGTATGGAGGTTTATATTATACCAAATCATAGAATTCCAGCAGTAATGCACATGATTTGGTATAAGGTTGGAGGAGCTGATGATCCAGTTGGCAAGTCGGGGCTTGCTCATTACTTAGAACACTTAATGTTTAAAGGTACTAAAAAATTTAAAGATGTATCTGCCACTATAGGGGAGATAGGTGGTCAATTTAATGCTGGAACCTCTGCTGATTTTACTGTGTATTACGAGCTAGTGCAAAAAAGGGACTTGAGTTTAGCTATGGAAATTGAAGCAGATAGAATGCGTAATTTAAATATAACAGATGAAGCAGCAGAGAAGGAACGTAATATTGTACTGGAAGAAAGGAAAATGAGGATAGATAATTCCCCTAGAGCAATACTTAGAGAAGAAATGGAAAGAGCGTTTTACAGAAGTAATTATGGTAGGCCAGTTGCTGGCTTAGAAAATGAAATTAATTCTTTAAATAAAAGTGATGCTTTAAGTTTTTACAATAAATATTATTATCCAAACAATGCAATACTTGTAGTTGTTGGTGACGTTGATACCAACAAGGTATTAAGTCTAGCAAAAGAACATTATGGATCTGTAGAATCTGGCCCAGTAGCTAAGCGTTTCCCTGGATCTGAACCAGAGCATAATGCCAACATAGCTGTCACTTTAGATAGTGATGGAGTACAGGAGCCTGAGTTATTTGTATGGTATAAAGTTCCAAGCAAGGTAACTGGAAAGAACTATCTAAAAATTAGTTTAATAGCTGACATTTTGGGTGGAGGAATGTCTAGCAAGTTATATGAGGACTTAGTTTTAAACAAAAATTTAGCAGTTAGCATTAGTGTGGATTATGATGAAATGGTGTATAATGACAGTGCTATAAAAGTTTCAATATTACCCAAAAGTGGAGTACAGATACAAGAAATAGAAAATGCATTAAATGAAGCTATTGCTAATTTTATTAATAAAGGTATATCTGATGAAGAATTGCAAAGTGCAAAATATAGGTATAAAGCTAACAAAATTTATGATTTGGACGATTTAACATCTATAGCTTATTTTTATGGTAGTAATTTAGTCTTGGGTATTCCAATCGAAAATATAGATATAACTTATAAGGAATTTGATAATATTAGTGTGGATGAGATAAACCCAGAGATTAGTTCTATTTTTACTAAAGCTAAATTGGTTGGTTATTTACTTCCTAAAGAGGGTGAAAGTAATGCACAATAA
- a CDS encoding pitrilysin family protein has translation MHNKLLLFLLLFFCTAFHAGDVNIKVEEITTNNNFKFLFVENHDLPVVSLDITFKNSGYAYDDQEKQGLAAFTSAFLHEGAGNSNALEFARKLENKGIKLSSNVSKEYFHVYLKTLSENLPDAIFLLSDYLLRPNFDDNGFNRAKEMQTVLIKKLDNDPQFVAKSGLRKLLFGKHPYANAEYGSLDTIKNITQDDVLQYVKRNFNQEKMVISVVGSASSQELSELIDNYLLQLPTKAEKSVHRVENANLNLGKNGHAFMDIPQSVVFFGQEGIAIDDPNYYKVYLLNYALGGMSLNSVLMHELRDKLGITYHISTFLDTNEHSNILSGVLYTDNSTAAQAISAIKQVFNEIKEKGINSQLFEDARINIINSFIFSLSNNDNIIHYLTKMQLHNFNVDYIDNYINNFEKTTLKDVNNILYSSLSADNLSFFEVSKKNSFISN, from the coding sequence ATGCACAATAAACTACTACTATTTCTTTTACTATTTTTTTGTACAGCATTTCATGCTGGCGATGTGAACATTAAAGTAGAAGAAATTACTACCAATAATAATTTTAAGTTTTTATTTGTGGAAAATCATGATTTACCAGTTGTGTCTTTAGATATTACATTTAAAAACTCTGGTTATGCATATGATGACCAGGAAAAGCAAGGGCTTGCTGCTTTTACTTCTGCATTTCTTCACGAGGGTGCAGGTAATAGTAATGCTTTAGAATTTGCAAGAAAGCTTGAAAATAAGGGCATTAAATTATCCTCTAATGTCAGTAAAGAATATTTTCATGTCTATTTAAAAACTTTATCCGAAAACTTGCCTGATGCGATATTTTTACTTAGTGATTATTTACTAAGACCCAATTTTGATGACAATGGTTTTAACAGGGCAAAAGAAATGCAGACTGTCCTAATCAAAAAGCTTGATAATGATCCTCAGTTTGTAGCAAAAAGTGGATTAAGGAAGTTACTGTTTGGTAAGCATCCTTATGCAAATGCTGAATACGGGTCGCTTGATACTATCAAAAATATTACGCAAGATGATGTTCTGCAGTATGTAAAAAGAAATTTTAATCAAGAGAAAATGGTAATTAGCGTTGTAGGCTCTGCAAGCTCGCAAGAGCTAAGTGAGTTGATTGACAATTATTTATTACAGTTACCTACTAAAGCAGAGAAATCAGTACATAGGGTTGAAAACGCTAACCTTAATTTGGGCAAGAATGGTCATGCTTTTATGGATATCCCACAAAGTGTAGTGTTCTTTGGACAAGAAGGAATTGCTATAGATGACCCTAATTACTATAAGGTTTATCTTTTAAACTATGCTCTTGGTGGTATGAGCTTAAATTCCGTGTTAATGCATGAATTACGTGACAAACTAGGAATTACATATCATATTAGCACTTTTCTTGATACCAACGAGCATAGCAACATTTTAAGTGGTGTTTTATATACTGATAATTCTACAGCTGCTCAAGCTATATCGGCTATAAAACAAGTTTTTAACGAAATTAAAGAAAAAGGAATAAATAGTCAACTGTTTGAAGATGCAAGAATTAATATCATTAATTCGTTTATTTTTTCATTATCAAATAATGATAACATAATTCACTATTTAACGAAAATGCAGCTGCATAACTTTAATGTAGATTATATCGACAATTATATAAATAATTTTGAAAAAACTACATTAAAAGATGTAAACAATATCTTATATTCTTCACTGTCTGCTGACAATTTATCGTTCTTTGAAGTAAGTAAAAAGAATAGTTTTATAAGCAATTGA
- the rpsT gene encoding 30S ribosomal protein S20, with protein sequence MANTASAKKMIRKIEKRTLINNMRKNKTRTTVRKVMDAISAGSYESAMLAFKSAMSNLHRCVTKGVMHKNTAARKISRLNAKIHKLFKSTNSQVNLVEKS encoded by the coding sequence ATGGCAAACACTGCAAGTGCTAAAAAGATGATAAGGAAAATAGAAAAACGCACTTTAATTAACAATATGCGTAAAAACAAAACACGTACTACTGTTAGAAAAGTAATGGATGCGATAAGTGCAGGTAGCTATGAAAGTGCAATGTTAGCATTTAAAAGTGCTATGTCTAATTTGCATAGATGCGTAACTAAAGGTGTGATGCATAAAAACACAGCTGCACGTAAGATAAGTCGTTTGAATGCAAAAATACATAAATTATTTAAAAGCACAAATTCACAGGTCAATTTAGTAGAAAAAAGCTAG
- a CDS encoding lysophospholipid acyltransferase family protein, with protein sequence MNLIRNISFNLFLVVWAALYTIAALPILLMPLPVIIVFSSFAVRIVLLMLKLICGITYEVRGKENIPDRSFIVASKHQSPLETFILMVLFKRTVFILKKELLWLPFIGLHFFALKMIFIDRKGGSSVIHNMTKTTKLRLKEGRTVVIFPEGTRVAIGQKREYKSGIAFLYSNLSVPVLPIALNTGLFWPRNIMSLQRNCGKVIVEILPPIYPGLTKKDFLTLLQNSIEERSILLT encoded by the coding sequence ATGAACTTAATTAGAAATATCAGCTTTAACTTATTTCTAGTTGTTTGGGCAGCTTTATATACTATAGCTGCCTTGCCTATACTTCTTATGCCATTACCAGTTATTATTGTGTTTTCTTCATTTGCTGTAAGAATTGTACTTTTGATGCTGAAATTGATTTGTGGTATTACCTATGAAGTTAGAGGGAAAGAAAATATTCCAGATAGATCTTTTATAGTTGCATCTAAGCATCAATCTCCTTTAGAAACATTCATTTTGATGGTTTTATTCAAACGGACGGTTTTTATCCTAAAAAAAGAGTTACTTTGGCTACCTTTTATTGGGCTACATTTTTTTGCACTAAAGATGATATTCATTGATCGCAAGGGTGGCAGTAGTGTTATACATAATATGACTAAAACCACAAAACTTCGTTTAAAAGAAGGAAGAACTGTAGTGATATTTCCAGAAGGAACTAGAGTGGCAATTGGTCAAAAAAGAGAATATAAATCTGGTATTGCGTTTCTATATTCAAATTTATCCGTACCGGTTTTACCTATTGCACTCAATACAGGACTGTTTTGGCCAAGAAATATAATGTCTCTACAAAGAAACTGCGGGAAAGTTATAGTGGAAATATTGCCACCTATATATCCTGGGCTTACTAAGAAGGATTTTCTTACTTTATTACAAAACTCCATTGAAGAAAGAAGTATATTATTGACTTAA